In Pyxidicoccus trucidator, a single genomic region encodes these proteins:
- a CDS encoding CotH kinase family protein yields MGGQGRHIASLGVWLLAVCAVLPACAPPSGWSVTPPECEGPDSASFVEGFSEWSRGLSPGHAKEDTRDGDSATAADPWSHAEEDGLPVLHLFMSSSLPDDDGYRPARLVYKGRCLLAETRYRGDTSLRFPKRSLTLDFKSGYTFDEPAQAGGFMGRRKLVLISPFNDNSYMRARLAFELWNRMSPDHLQMKAFSAVVYVNGEYHGLFTVTDHINQDFLSDRGLDPGGDLFKAVGGDANFSRLDSTGLPKVKLHQGYEKKEGEPEDGDEAFHSIDALTAFVADATAERFLAERDAWFDSRDYEDWWIFAHLAYTKDSVAKNAYHFRARGPGARFRYIPWDLDASFGQHWNTLRLDANDLDTFTNENRIFARLIEDPAISGPLFTRYRELLQGPLQRELVLGLVDAYAAELRAAALKDEARWGAEYRVFPRWSGRTDLNDFEGEVAYLRGWVDARWQALEQQLR; encoded by the coding sequence ATGGGCGGACAGGGACGGCACATCGCGAGCCTGGGAGTGTGGCTGCTCGCCGTGTGCGCGGTGCTTCCCGCCTGCGCGCCCCCGAGCGGCTGGAGCGTGACTCCGCCGGAGTGTGAGGGCCCGGACAGTGCCTCGTTCGTGGAGGGGTTCTCCGAGTGGAGCCGTGGCCTCTCGCCGGGACACGCGAAGGAGGACACTCGCGACGGTGACAGCGCCACGGCCGCCGACCCCTGGAGCCATGCCGAGGAGGACGGGCTGCCGGTGCTCCACCTCTTCATGTCCTCCTCGCTGCCGGACGATGATGGCTACCGCCCGGCGCGGCTCGTCTACAAGGGACGCTGCCTGCTCGCGGAGACGCGCTACCGCGGGGACACGTCCCTCCGGTTTCCCAAGCGCAGCCTCACGCTCGACTTCAAGAGCGGCTACACGTTCGACGAGCCCGCGCAGGCCGGCGGTTTCATGGGCCGGCGCAAGCTGGTGCTCATCAGCCCCTTCAATGACAACTCATACATGCGGGCCCGGCTCGCCTTCGAGCTGTGGAACCGCATGTCGCCGGACCACCTCCAGATGAAGGCGTTCAGCGCGGTGGTCTACGTGAATGGCGAGTACCACGGCCTCTTCACCGTGACGGACCACATCAACCAGGACTTCCTCTCGGACCGGGGGTTGGACCCGGGCGGGGACCTCTTCAAGGCGGTGGGCGGTGACGCGAACTTCTCGCGGCTCGACTCCACGGGGCTGCCCAAGGTGAAGCTGCACCAGGGCTACGAGAAGAAGGAGGGCGAGCCCGAGGACGGTGACGAGGCCTTCCACTCCATCGACGCGCTCACCGCCTTCGTCGCCGACGCCACCGCGGAGCGGTTCCTCGCCGAGCGAGACGCGTGGTTCGACTCGCGCGACTACGAGGACTGGTGGATTTTCGCCCACCTCGCGTACACGAAGGACTCGGTGGCGAAGAATGCCTACCACTTCCGCGCGCGCGGACCGGGGGCGCGGTTCCGCTACATCCCCTGGGATTTGGACGCCAGCTTCGGGCAGCACTGGAACACGCTGCGCCTGGATGCGAACGACCTCGATACGTTCACGAACGAGAATCGCATCTTCGCCCGTCTGATAGAGGACCCGGCCATCTCCGGCCCCCTGTTCACGCGCTACCGCGAGCTGCTCCAGGGACCGCTGCAGCGGGAGCTGGTGCTCGGGCTCGTCGACGCATACGCGGCGGAGCTGCGAGCCGCGGCGCTCAAGGACGAGGCGCGCTGGGGCGCGGAGTACCGCGTCTTCCCTCGCTGGAGCGGGCGCACGGACCTGAACGACTTCGAGGGCGAAGTGGCCTATCTGCGCGGGTGGGTGGACGCGCGCTGGCAGGCGCTGGAGCAGCAGCTCCGCTGA